A portion of the Manihot esculenta cultivar AM560-2 chromosome 2, M.esculenta_v8, whole genome shotgun sequence genome contains these proteins:
- the LOC110608641 gene encoding ethylene-responsive transcription factor ERF014 — protein sequence MVKSEQKIQSGTSKAMAAKSSLSAAAAAAAAASKKKYKGVRMRSWGSWVSEIRAPNQKTRIWLGSYSTAEAAARAYDAALLCLKGSSANLNFPITSSHYIPDTVMSPKSIQRVAAAAANSFVDNAAATTTTTTTTTTTPSSVSSPPLPSSFSSAPSPSSSMSSSVSDQVDDDVSLMKSFGNYSEPIPLLDDAWFNFEDLQSPKFLDHIFNPPTTMMMDDFFEGDIRLWSFAE from the coding sequence ATGGTGAAGTCTGAGCAAAAGATCCAATCAGGGACATCAAAGGCAATGGCAGCAAAATCATCATtatcagcagcagcagcagcagcagcagcagcaagcAAGAAGAAATACAAGGGAGTGAGGATGAGAAGCTGGGGTTCATGGGTTTCAGAGATAAGAGCACCAAATCAGAAAACAAGAATATGGTTAGGTTCTTATTCTACTGCTGAAGCTGCTGCTAGAGCCTATGATGCTGCTCTTTTATGTCTCAAAGGCTCTTCAGCCAATCTCAACTTCCCTATCACTTCTTCGCATTACATTCCTGACACTGTTATGTCTCCCAAGTCCATCCAAAGAGTAGCTGCAGCTGCTGCTAATAGCTTTGTGGACAACGCCGccgccaccaccaccaccaccaccaccactacCACCACCCCATCATCAGTATCTTCACCACCTCTTCCCTCTTCCTTTTCCTCAGCACCCTCACCATCATCCTCAATGTCTTCTTCAGTGTCAGATCAGGTTGATGACGATGTATCATTAATGAAATCTTTTGGGAACTACAGCGAGCCAATTCCATTGTTAGACGACGCATGGTTCAACTTCGAAGACCTGCAATCACCCAAGTTTCTTGATCACATTTTCAATCCACCGACGACGATGATGATGGATGATTTTTTTGAAGGTGATATTCGTCTATGGAGCTTTGCAGAATAG
- the LOC110608766 gene encoding aminoacylase-1 yields MANSRVSLLLLTLLALTLSLSASSPSSHNREELETPITRFQQYLRFKTAHPNPNYTAPVSFLTALAKSIGLVTQSIEFTPNKPVLLVTWPGSKPSLPSILFNSHLDSVPAEPTKWLHPPFSAVHTPDGKIFARGAQDDKCIAIQYLEAIRNLKSKNFIPTRTIHISYVPDEEIGGFDGAAKFVNSKEFRHLNVGFALDEGQASVNDEFRVFFADRSPWNLIIRAKGKPGHGSRMYDDGAMENLMKSIEIISRFRESQFDVVKAGKAANSEVISVNPVYLKAGIPSPTGFVMNMQPSEAEAGFDLRLPPTADPDLMKKRIAEEWVPAIRNMTYEIIEKGPLRDHMGRPLMTAVDDSNPWWGVFRQAIAAAGGKLAKPEILLSTTDARFIRQLGIPVFGFSPMTNTPILLHDHNEFLEDTVFLKGIEVYEHIISSLSSFEEVHST; encoded by the exons ATGGCCAACTCCAGGGTCTCACTCCTATTGCTCACACTTCTCGCCCTTACCCTCTCCTTATCTGCATCTTCACCTTCGTCCCACAATCGAGAAGAGCTAGAGACCCCAATCACTCGCTTTCAGCAATATCTCAGATTCAAAACAGCCCATCCCAACCCCAACTATACCGCTCCGGTCTCCTTCCTCACGGCCCTTGCCAAATCTATCGGTCTCGTTACTCAGTCCATAGAATTCACTCCTAACAAGCCCGTCCTCCTCGTAACCTGGCCAGGCTCTAAACCATCTCTCCCTTCAATTCTCTTTAACTCTCACCTTGACTCCGTCCCTGCTGAACCCACTAAATGGTTGCACCCGCCCTTCTCAGCCGTCCATACACCCGACGGGAAAATCTTCGCCCGTGGAGCACAGGATGACAAGTGCATAGCCATCCAGTATTTAGAAGCCATCCGCAATTTGAAATCAAAAAACTTTATCCCTACTCGCACAATCCACATTTCCTATGTCCCCGACGAGGAGATTGGCGGATTTGATGGGGCTGCCAAGTTTGTTAACTCTAAGGAATTTCGACACCTGAATGTTGGATTTGCTTTGGATGAAGGGCAGGCCTCAGTGAATGACGAGTTCAGAGTGTTCTTTGCCGATAGGTCGCCGTGGAATCTGATAATAAGAGCAAAAGGGAAACCTGGACATGGGTCGAGAATGTACGATGATGGGGCGATGGAGAATTTGATGAAGAGTATAGAGATTATTAGTAGGTTTAGGGAAAGTCAGTTCGATGTTGTTAAGGCTGGGAAAGCAGCAAATTCGGAGGTTATTTCAGTTAATCCAGTTTACTTGAAAGCTGGGATTCCTTCCCCTACT GGCTTTGTCATGAATATGCAACCTTCAGAAGCAGAAGCAGGGTTTGATCTTAGATTGCCTCCTACAGCAGACCCAGATCTTATGAAGAAAAGAATTGCTGAAGAGTGGGTGCCTGCTATACGTAACATGACATATGAG ATAATTGAGAAAGGGCCCTTAAGAGATCATATGGGACGGCCATTAATGACAGCGGTGGATGATTCAAATCCATGGTGGGGAGTTTTCAGGCAAGCTATTGCGGCAGCTGGGGGAAAACTTGCAAAGCCAGAAATCTTGTTATCAACCACTGATGCACGGTTCATAAGACAGTTGGGAATTCCTGTTTTTGGTTTTTCTCCAATGACAAATACTCCCATCTTATTGCATGACCATAATGAG TTCTTGGAGGATACCGTATTTTTGAAAGGAATCGAGGTGTACGAGCATATAATTAGTTCTTTGAGTTCCTTTGAGGAGGTTCACTCAACATAG
- the LOC110608767 gene encoding transmembrane emp24 domain-containing protein p24delta5 isoform X2 gives MAENCKSRTRAALFSLILLCSTFSNLNLIPVAEAIWFQIPSSGTKCVSEEIQNNVVVLADYYVINEDRPEHTPLVSAKVTSPYGNNLHHSENVTHGQFAFTTSEAGNYMACFWLDDHQQQAGTTTLSLDWKIGIAAKDWDSVAKKEKIEGVELDLRRLEGTVQSIHNNLIYLRERDEGSQ, from the exons ATGGCGGAAAACTGTAAATCACGCACTCGAGCGGCGTTGTTTTCTCTAATCCTCTTATGTTCGACATTTAGTAATCTTAATCTAATACCCGTAGCAGAAGCTATATGGTTCCAGATTCCGAGTTCGGGAACCAAGTGTGTTTCGGAGGAGATCCAGAACAACGTTGTCGTTCTCGCTGATTATTATGTTATTAACGAGGATCGGCCAGAACATACCCCATTGGTCTCTGCTAAG GTGACATCTCCATATGGGAACAATCTTCACCACAGTGAAAATGTAACTCATGGTCAGTTTGCGTTTACAACATCAGAGGCTGGTAACTACATGGCATGTTTCTGGCTGGATGACCATCAGCAACAAGCTGGAACCACTACTTTGAGCCTTGACTGGAAAATTGGAATTGCTGCGAAGGATTGGGATTCAGTAGCGAAGAAAGAAAAGATTGAG GGCGTTGAGCTTGACCTGAGGAGACTTGAAGGAACAGTTCAATCCATTCACAATAATCTAATCTATCTCCGGGAAAG AGATGAGGGAAGTCAGTGA
- the LOC110608767 gene encoding transmembrane emp24 domain-containing protein p24delta5 isoform X1: MAENCKSRTRAALFSLILLCSTFSNLNLIPVAEAIWFQIPSSGTKCVSEEIQNNVVVLADYYVINEDRPEHTPLVSAKVTSPYGNNLHHSENVTHGQFAFTTSEAGNYMACFWLDDHQQQAGTTTLSLDWKIGIAAKDWDSVAKKEKIEGVELDLRRLEGTVQSIHNNLIYLREREAEMREVSERTNARVAWFSIMSLGLCIVVAVFQLWHLKRFFEKKKLI, encoded by the exons ATGGCGGAAAACTGTAAATCACGCACTCGAGCGGCGTTGTTTTCTCTAATCCTCTTATGTTCGACATTTAGTAATCTTAATCTAATACCCGTAGCAGAAGCTATATGGTTCCAGATTCCGAGTTCGGGAACCAAGTGTGTTTCGGAGGAGATCCAGAACAACGTTGTCGTTCTCGCTGATTATTATGTTATTAACGAGGATCGGCCAGAACATACCCCATTGGTCTCTGCTAAG GTGACATCTCCATATGGGAACAATCTTCACCACAGTGAAAATGTAACTCATGGTCAGTTTGCGTTTACAACATCAGAGGCTGGTAACTACATGGCATGTTTCTGGCTGGATGACCATCAGCAACAAGCTGGAACCACTACTTTGAGCCTTGACTGGAAAATTGGAATTGCTGCGAAGGATTGGGATTCAGTAGCGAAGAAAGAAAAGATTGAG GGCGTTGAGCTTGACCTGAGGAGACTTGAAGGAACAGTTCAATCCATTCACAATAATCTAATCTATCTCCGGGAAAG GGAAGCAGAGATGAGGGAAGTCAGTGAAAGAACTAATGCCAGAGTTGCGTGGTTTAGCATCATGTCTCTCGGTCTCTGCATTGTGGTTGCAGTTTTCCAGCTGTGGCATTTGAAGCGCTTCTTCGAAAAGAAAAAGCTTATATAG